In Deferribacterota bacterium, the genomic window CGGTGTGATGCCCCAAACAGTTGCAATGAAAACAAAACCTGATATAATAATAACGCATGTGCCAGGGCATATGTTTATTTGTAATTTAAAGAATGAAAGCTATTCAATATTGTAATAGGTTGTAAGTTTTAAAAATGAATTCAACTACGTGGCAACCAATTTTAAATGGTCTACCGATAACTTCAAGTAGAGGTTTTGTGGGTTGGAGTAGCATATCATTAATAAAATCCGGCAATTATTTAGGTTTGTTTGACACAGGTTCAGAGGGTGCACGAGAAACAATTATTAAAAATCTAAAAGCTATAAATATTAATCTTTTAGATATTAAGTTTATCATACTATCGCATCTGCATTTTGATCATTTTATAAATATAGAATTATTTCCAAACGCCAAAGTCTATACTACTGAAGAAGAATTAGATTATGCACTTTCAACAAAACCAAAAGAAAACGGCGACTTAAACTATGTAAAATCTTCTATTAGCTTTTTTAAAAAACAATTTATCAAAGTCAAACCTGGTGTACAAATCTATAATGGCACAATAGTGCCACTGCCTGGTCACACAAAAGGTTCTATAGGATTTGAAACTGAAGATTGCATATTTACCGGTGATGCGCTAAAATATGTCATAGAAGCAAAAACTTGTAAAACAAGTCACGCTTATTACAGTCAAGATTTGGCAAATAAATCCATAGAAAAAATACTAGCTGCACACAAAATAATTATTCCTGGACATGATCAGGCTTTTAAATTTGAGAATGGCAATGTTATCCAATTAAATGACGCTTCTTTAGAAATATATAAAAGGAAAGATTCTAATATAACAATTTCCATAAAAGACATATAACAGCTCCCCAACTTTCTGCCGACTTCGTAAGTTAAAGTTTTCCTATTTATACGCCAATCCTCTGACTTCGCAAGTCAGATTTTCCGCATACATACGCCATTCCTTCAACATCGCAAGTTGAATTTTTCTTTTTAATCAACTTTCATTTATGTAAACTATCTCTCCATTAGATATAGTCATTTCTACCTTAATATCGCTAATATTATCTATAGGTACTTCTAAAATATTTTTCGAAAGCACAACAACATCCCCTAGCTTTCCAACTTTTAAACTACCTTTAATATCTTCTTGAAAAGAGGCATAGGCACTATTATATGTATAAGCCCTGAGTGCGTCATATACTGTTATGCATTCTGCCTGACCACAACTTTTCCCTGACAATGTCTTTCTTGTAACTGCCTCATATATATTCTTAAGGGGATCTAACATGCTAACGGGAGCATCTGTACTCATTGCGGCTAATATGTTATTGTTAATGAAGCTTTTTAATGGAAACATATAATTTGTTCGCTCTCTTCCATAATTTTCTATATATCCATCACCAAACTCATGAAAAAATATTGGCTGAACAACAGGTATGACCCCTAATCTCTTAATACGTTCAACAAGATCGGCTGGGCATATTGCACAATGTTCTATACGTGGCCTCAAACCCTTAAAGTGTTTTTTTGGGTGCTTCTTGAATGCCTTTTCAATTGCATTTAACATCATTTCTATAGCTTTATCACCAACACAATGGGCAGATAATTGAAAACCACGTATATGAGCCTTCTCTATCAATCTATCAAGCTCATCTTGAGTATAATATAATATACCTGTATTATTTATGTCAGATGTATAAGCTTTGCGTGTAGCACAGGTTGGAC contains:
- a CDS encoding MBL fold metallo-hydrolase: MNSTTWQPILNGLPITSSRGFVGWSSISLIKSGNYLGLFDTGSEGARETIIKNLKAININLLDIKFIILSHLHFDHFINIELFPNAKVYTTEEELDYALSTKPKENGDLNYVKSSISFFKKQFIKVKPGVQIYNGTIVPLPGHTKGSIGFETEDCIFTGDALKYVIEAKTCKTSHAYYSQDLANKSIEKILAAHKIIIPGHDQAFKFENGNVIQLNDASLEIYKRKDSNITISIKDI